One Syntrophaceae bacterium DNA window includes the following coding sequences:
- a CDS encoding 4Fe-4S dicluster domain-containing protein, with protein MEEKKLPDVLKKETSRRDFLRGTATAAGGALAISAIGGIAPKKAEAQYSVQSAPGTKPYAQKFLFAERHNCTGCRSCEFACSLFHTGTARPALSRIYIAKYKDIVDVPVICWQCDDAPCIAACPTTPKAIQRDAKTNGIVLNEKICLGAKCMKCQEACPAKYIRGNPDTGQPLICDLCGGDPQCVKACHEQAGNPQGPCLMGRPVGLGVNMAYRSVTPEQAGKDLANLLFYPNVEGKRVVPAKTRKGR; from the coding sequence ATGGAAGAAAAGAAACTGCCTGATGTGCTCAAGAAGGAGACGAGCCGTCGTGACTTCTTGAGAGGAACCGCCACGGCCGCGGGTGGCGCACTGGCCATCTCCGCCATCGGCGGCATCGCCCCGAAGAAGGCCGAGGCCCAGTACTCGGTCCAGTCCGCACCGGGCACCAAGCCCTACGCGCAGAAATTCCTCTTCGCCGAGAGGCACAACTGCACGGGCTGCCGCAGCTGCGAATTCGCCTGCTCGCTGTTCCACACCGGCACTGCCCGCCCCGCCCTGTCGCGCATCTACATCGCCAAGTACAAGGACATCGTCGACGTGCCCGTCATCTGCTGGCAGTGCGACGACGCGCCCTGCATCGCCGCCTGCCCCACGACGCCCAAGGCCATCCAGCGTGACGCCAAGACCAACGGCATCGTCCTCAACGAGAAGATCTGCCTGGGCGCCAAGTGCATGAAGTGCCAGGAGGCCTGCCCCGCCAAGTACATCCGCGGCAACCCCGACACGGGCCAGCCCCTGATCTGCGACCTCTGCGGCGGCGACCCCCAGTGCGTCAAGGCCTGCCACGAGCAGGCCGGCAACCCCCAGGGCCCCTGCCTCATGGGCCGTCCCGTCGGGCTCGGCGTCAACATGGCCTACCGTTCCGTGACGCCGGAACAGGCGGGCAAGGACCTCGCGAACCTCCTGTTCTACCCGAACGTTGAGGGCAAGCGGGTCGTTCCTGCGAAGACCAGGAAAGGGAGGTGA
- a CDS encoding 4Fe-4S dicluster domain-containing protein — MAFSRRDTIQLLVSGAVSTVIFGLFKASGAKEIPRPPGALEEKAFLAHCARCYRCVDVCPTDAIRPAGLAGGIASFGTPILLHKECIFCMACIRECPTGAIANISRDEIDIGNAVINRETCLAWTGQEDCTRCFDACRYDAIVLEKGKFPVVLEDPCTGCNACEKRCPTKPKSIVTIYDKVRRIPAPERRIAMRREEEDERGHGRREGFVDWLKGRIQKLREHYGLVKEDEEE; from the coding sequence ATGGCCTTTTCACGAAGGGACACGATCCAGCTCCTCGTCAGCGGCGCCGTCTCGACCGTCATTTTCGGCCTGTTTAAGGCTAGCGGGGCGAAGGAAATCCCCCGCCCGCCCGGGGCGCTCGAAGAGAAAGCCTTCCTCGCACACTGCGCGCGGTGTTACCGGTGTGTCGACGTGTGTCCCACCGACGCGATCCGTCCCGCCGGTCTCGCCGGGGGCATTGCGAGCTTCGGCACGCCCATCCTGCTGCACAAGGAGTGCATCTTCTGCATGGCCTGCATCCGGGAATGCCCGACGGGGGCCATCGCGAATATCTCCCGCGACGAGATCGACATCGGCAACGCCGTCATCAACCGCGAGACCTGCCTCGCCTGGACGGGACAGGAGGACTGCACGCGCTGCTTCGACGCCTGCCGCTACGACGCCATCGTGCTCGAAAAAGGCAAGTTCCCGGTTGTCCTCGAGGACCCCTGTACCGGCTGCAATGCCTGCGAGAAACGCTGCCCCACGAAGCCCAAGTCCATCGTCACGATCTACGACAAGGTCAGGCGGATCCCCGCGCCGGAGAGGCGGATCGCCATGCGCCGCGAAGAGGAAGACGAGCGCGGCCACGGCCGAAGGGAGGGCTTCGTGGACTGGCTCAAGGGCCGCATCCAGAAGCTCAGAGAGCATTACGGATTGGTCAAAGAAGACGAAGAGGAGTGA
- a CDS encoding CoB--CoM heterodisulfide reductase iron-sulfur subunit A family protein, whose translation MAIRKKTILVVGGGVAGISAALDLAAGGHRVHIVEKNHDLGGQAAKLDKFYPTDHCAFCPLWTEIRRCKESEAVTIHTLSRIEALEQAGDRLRAVIIESAPVVDPALCICCGRCEAACPKGAARPIWEHAYPPVYCIDRERCGACRACVEACPTKAIAFDRGERKITVDADKVIWAAGFDEMSLAPMKEFGWGTHPDILTSLEFEAWKAEAGDNRGKILRRSDRAVPRSIAFIQCAGARDLRLLPYCSAVCCMHALKQAQWVKRRNPSIDCVILYTDLRTVGRGYYEYALRDFNGNGVRLVRGRPSMIHPLPGGGIAVRYEDTSTGRREIRRFDMVVLNGNLKPSLPPRPAPEAGPELGDEGFVSSTAVSCGFVMEPADVTESAIQASSAALRSVLGTKG comes from the coding sequence ATGGCAATTCGCAAGAAGACAATTCTCGTGGTCGGCGGCGGGGTGGCCGGGATATCGGCGGCCCTCGACCTGGCCGCGGGCGGCCACCGGGTGCATATCGTCGAGAAAAACCACGACCTCGGCGGCCAGGCGGCGAAGCTCGACAAGTTCTACCCGACGGACCACTGCGCCTTCTGCCCGCTCTGGACGGAGATCCGCCGCTGCAAGGAAAGCGAGGCCGTCACGATCCACACGCTGAGCCGGATTGAAGCCCTGGAGCAGGCCGGCGACCGGCTCAGGGCCGTGATCATCGAATCGGCGCCCGTCGTCGATCCCGCGCTCTGCATCTGCTGCGGCCGCTGCGAAGCCGCCTGCCCGAAGGGCGCGGCCCGCCCCATCTGGGAGCACGCCTACCCGCCCGTCTATTGCATCGACCGGGAACGCTGCGGGGCCTGCCGCGCCTGCGTGGAGGCCTGCCCCACAAAGGCCATCGCCTTCGACCGGGGCGAGCGGAAGATCACGGTGGACGCCGACAAGGTCATCTGGGCGGCCGGCTTCGACGAGATGAGTCTTGCCCCGATGAAGGAGTTCGGCTGGGGGACCCACCCGGACATCCTCACGTCGCTCGAGTTCGAGGCCTGGAAGGCCGAGGCGGGCGACAACCGGGGGAAGATCCTGCGCCGCTCGGACAGGGCAGTTCCCCGGAGCATCGCCTTCATCCAGTGCGCCGGCGCCCGGGACCTGAGGCTCCTGCCCTACTGTTCGGCCGTCTGCTGCATGCACGCCCTCAAGCAGGCCCAGTGGGTCAAGCGCAGAAACCCCTCCATCGACTGCGTGATCCTCTACACGGACCTGCGCACCGTGGGACGGGGTTACTACGAATACGCCCTGCGCGACTTCAACGGCAACGGGGTACGCCTCGTCCGGGGCCGACCCTCGATGATCCATCCCCTGCCCGGCGGCGGCATCGCCGTGCGGTACGAGGACACGTCGACGGGCAGGCGCGAGATCCGGAGGTTCGACATGGTCGTCCTCAACGGCAACCTGAAACCGTCCCTCCCGCCGCGGCCCGCCCCCGAGGCGGGACCCGAACTTGGCGACGAGGGGTTTGTAAGCTCGACGGCCGTTTCCTGCGGCTTCGTCATGGAGCCCGCGGACGTGACGGAGTCGGCGATTCAGGCATCGTCGGCCGCCTTGCGATCGGTCCTCGGAACCAAAGGCTGA
- a CDS encoding CoB--CoM heterodisulfide reductase iron-sulfur subunit A family protein, protein MTKTGVFLCNCYGEIGKVIDLESIRKRLEADPTVDFVSVRESLCMPGDAAEAGALMRERGIGKVLLGACSPYGRMEMVRQALAKEGVDVRTVRAVDLREGCAWVHGKDPAGATRKAANQLDMELAVLQNMQDSKDVTVRIQQGALVIGAGPAGLSAACGLARLGFEVHLVDRGTAPGGLLNMVTRVYPSDVPGPEKLAALVAETRSNPLIRFYGKTKVASAKGYAGDFKVSLAGPEGSTSLRVGAVVLATGARILFPQGLYGYGKLKGVITQMEMERQFASGKPVCRSAVFVQCAGARSAERPYCSTICCPLSLKNAMRILDEVPGAKATVLHRDIMTPGSALEAYYRKALRRGVQFIRFDADRPPEVRGDGQVSGVEVFDAINGKTRTVETDLLVLSTPLIADPESAALARMLGVPADRHGFIAEVYPVHPVETLNDGVFICGTARWPVSSDQAMAQGEAAAVKAASFLGQQTVSALSMSRVPGAKLGHATANAETCTGCGNCVAVCPYGACRLQRTGNRSVSRVIKVRCKACGSCASVCPNGAMQIPEQNYRVTGEMIRRAFREVL, encoded by the coding sequence ATGACCAAGACAGGCGTCTTCCTCTGTAACTGCTACGGCGAGATCGGCAAGGTCATCGACCTCGAGTCCATCCGGAAGAGGCTCGAGGCCGACCCCACAGTGGATTTCGTGTCGGTGCGGGAATCCCTCTGCATGCCGGGTGACGCTGCCGAGGCAGGCGCCCTGATGCGCGAGCGCGGCATCGGCAAGGTCCTCCTCGGCGCCTGCTCGCCTTACGGCAGGATGGAAATGGTGCGCCAGGCCCTCGCGAAGGAGGGTGTCGACGTCAGGACGGTGCGCGCCGTGGACCTCCGTGAAGGCTGCGCCTGGGTGCACGGGAAGGACCCAGCGGGGGCGACGCGGAAGGCGGCAAACCAGCTCGACATGGAACTGGCCGTCCTGCAGAACATGCAGGACTCAAAAGATGTCACCGTCCGGATCCAACAGGGCGCCCTGGTGATCGGGGCGGGTCCTGCGGGCCTCTCCGCGGCCTGCGGACTGGCCCGCCTGGGGTTCGAGGTGCATCTTGTCGACCGCGGAACGGCGCCGGGCGGCCTTCTCAACATGGTCACACGGGTCTACCCGTCCGACGTGCCGGGGCCCGAAAAGCTTGCGGCACTCGTCGCCGAAACCCGCAGCAATCCCCTGATCCGCTTCTACGGCAAGACGAAGGTCGCCTCAGCGAAGGGCTATGCAGGGGATTTCAAGGTCTCGCTCGCGGGTCCCGAGGGGAGCACGAGCCTGCGCGTGGGGGCCGTCGTGCTCGCCACGGGGGCGCGCATCCTCTTCCCCCAGGGGCTCTACGGGTACGGCAAGCTCAAGGGCGTGATCACCCAGATGGAGATGGAGCGGCAGTTCGCGTCGGGCAAGCCCGTTTGCCGTTCGGCCGTCTTCGTCCAGTGCGCGGGCGCCCGCAGCGCCGAGCGGCCCTACTGCTCGACGATCTGCTGCCCCCTGTCGCTCAAGAACGCTATGCGGATCCTCGACGAGGTTCCCGGTGCGAAGGCCACCGTCCTGCACCGCGACATCATGACCCCGGGAAGCGCCCTGGAGGCCTATTACCGCAAGGCCCTGCGCAGGGGCGTGCAGTTCATCCGCTTCGATGCCGACAGGCCCCCGGAGGTGCGGGGCGACGGACAGGTGAGCGGCGTCGAGGTCTTCGACGCGATCAACGGGAAGACCCGGACGGTCGAGACGGACCTGCTCGTGCTGAGCACGCCGCTGATCGCCGACCCCGAGAGCGCGGCGCTCGCCCGCATGCTCGGGGTCCCCGCGGACAGGCACGGCTTCATCGCCGAGGTCTACCCCGTCCACCCCGTGGAGACGCTCAACGACGGCGTTTTCATATGCGGGACGGCCCGCTGGCCCGTCTCGTCGGACCAGGCCATGGCGCAGGGCGAGGCGGCTGCCGTCAAGGCGGCATCATTCCTCGGACAGCAAACCGTTTCGGCACTTTCCATGAGCCGGGTGCCGGGGGCCAAGCTCGGCCACGCGACGGCAAACGCCGAGACGTGCACCGGCTGCGGCAACTGTGTCGCCGTCTGCCCCTACGGGGCCTGCAGGCTCCAGCGGACGGGCAACCGCTCCGTGAGCCGGGTCATCAAGGTCCGCTGCAAGGCGTGCGGCAGCTGCGCGTCGGTCTGCCCGAACGGGGCCATGCAGATCCCCGAGCAGAATTACCGGGTCACGGGCGAGATGATCCGGCGGGCCTTCCGGGAGGTGCTCTGA
- a CDS encoding hydrogenase iron-sulfur subunit — protein MSPAARNVNILVFACRWCGLIGADAAGRRRVELPASFRVIPVECAGYVEPDAVIRAFASGAAGVAVLGCHIGGCRFNDANHPALKRLELLKTLLDTTGIGADRLLLGFGTAHEYHQWADTIRAFHEHVAGLPSMASWLPAKQ, from the coding sequence ATGTCCCCCGCCGCAAGGAATGTGAACATCCTCGTCTTCGCCTGCCGCTGGTGCGGCCTCATCGGGGCCGACGCAGCCGGGCGCAGGCGCGTGGAACTGCCCGCCTCCTTCCGCGTGATCCCCGTGGAGTGCGCGGGCTACGTGGAGCCCGACGCGGTGATCCGGGCCTTCGCCAGCGGGGCGGCGGGTGTCGCCGTCTTGGGCTGCCACATCGGCGGGTGCCGGTTCAACGACGCCAACCACCCTGCCCTCAAGCGCCTGGAGTTGCTCAAGACACTCCTGGACACGACGGGCATCGGCGCCGACCGCCTCCTGTTGGGGTTCGGCACGGCCCACGAATACCACCAGTGGGCCGACACGATCCGGGCATTCCACGAGCACGTGGCGGGGCTGCCGTCCATGGCGTCGTGGCTGCCAGCCAAGCAGTGA
- a CDS encoding 4Fe-4S binding protein produces the protein MLEQVKQKARAILERKEADGVLGLRKGPFDVIHPHVFTAPAELDALVLEPKWLFAKMARSILRDRPAPYRLAVVVRGCDERAIVELAKRGQIDRDRLPTIGYACDADQARACLCSRPYPEKLDAGTAVDGIDPFADERVKAYLGGKAAERMEKWAAQLRRCIKCYGCRNSCPICICVPCKLEDDVWVERGVIPAEMVPFHLIRAFHLSDTCVACGACQEACPVGIPLMTLQLSMRAALKRDYNYEAGLDAERKSPVLFDFIKEPRPGQQVPDWVDSAGKKP, from the coding sequence ATGCTGGAACAGGTTAAACAGAAAGCAAGAGCAATCCTCGAGAGGAAGGAAGCCGACGGCGTCCTGGGGCTCCGCAAGGGTCCCTTCGACGTGATCCACCCGCACGTCTTCACAGCACCGGCTGAGCTGGATGCCCTCGTCTTGGAGCCCAAGTGGCTCTTTGCGAAGATGGCCCGCTCGATCCTCCGCGACAGGCCGGCGCCCTACAGGCTCGCGGTCGTCGTCCGGGGGTGCGACGAGAGGGCGATCGTGGAGCTGGCCAAGCGCGGCCAGATCGACCGCGACCGGCTCCCCACGATCGGGTATGCCTGCGATGCCGACCAGGCAAGGGCCTGCCTCTGCAGCCGCCCCTACCCCGAGAAGCTCGACGCGGGAACGGCCGTCGATGGCATCGACCCCTTTGCCGACGAGCGGGTGAAGGCCTACCTCGGGGGCAAGGCCGCGGAGAGGATGGAGAAATGGGCCGCCCAGCTGAGGCGCTGCATCAAGTGCTACGGCTGCCGCAACTCCTGCCCCATCTGCATCTGCGTCCCCTGCAAGCTCGAGGACGATGTCTGGGTCGAGCGCGGCGTCATCCCGGCGGAGATGGTCCCGTTCCATCTGATCCGTGCTTTTCACCTGAGCGACACCTGCGTCGCCTGCGGGGCCTGCCAGGAGGCCTGCCCGGTGGGCATCCCGCTCATGACGCTCCAGCTCTCGATGCGGGCGGCGCTGAAGAGGGACTACAACTACGAGGCGGGCCTTGACGCGGAGCGCAAGTCCCCCGTCCTCTTCGACTTCATCAAGGAACCCCGTCCGGGCCAGCAGGTCCCCGACTGGGTCGACAGCGCGGGAAAGAAGCCATGA